In one window of Microtus pennsylvanicus isolate mMicPen1 chromosome 2, mMicPen1.hap1, whole genome shotgun sequence DNA:
- the C2H11orf96 gene encoding uncharacterized protein C11orf96 homolog: protein MAAAKPGELMGICSNYQAVMPHFVCLADEFPQPVRPAKLPKGKGRLRRPRQSRFKTQPVTFDEIQEVEEEGVSPMEEEKAKKSFLQSLECLRRSTQSLSLQREPLGSCKLRNSLDSSDSDSAL from the coding sequence ATGGCAGCCGCCAAGCCTGGCGAGCTCATGGGCATCTGCTCCAACTACCAGGCGGTGATGCCGCACTTCGTGTGCCTGGCAGATGAGTTCCCGCAGCCCGTGCGGCCCGCCAAGCTGCCCAAGGGCAAGGGCCGGCTGCGGCGGCCGCGCCAGTCCCGCTTCAAGACGCAGCCGGTGACCTTCGACGAGAtccaggaggtggaggaggagggggtgtccccgatggaggaggagaaggccaAGAAGTCGTTCCTGCAGAGCTTGGAGTGCCTGCGCCGCAGCACGCAGAGCCTGTCGCTGCAGAGGGAGCCTCTCGGCAGCTGCAAACTGAGGAACAGCCTGGACTCCAGCGACTCCGACTCGGCCCTGTGA